AAATCACGTGCCGCATTATTGCAGCTAAAACACTCACGACGTGTCATGGGTCTTATTCTTGTTTCCCCTCTGTGCAAATCACCATCTTGGACAGAGTGGTTATGTAACAAGGTTCGCTACTTTTTTGTTTCTCCTTGTTCGCTCATGTTCTAACTGTGCAGAACATCTGGTACATGATTTCGAAAACATAAAAGAGATTACTAGTTTCACAAGAATGCGAACTGTAGGTGATGTCCAATTTGCTTTACATTTGTGGCATGTGTGGCATAGTAAAGGAGCTGTTGCTCATGCGTTACTTCAGCAAGGTCTGTCTGGAttcattttgttaaaaaataaaggattcattttgttttaaaaaatatgctaTATATGAACCTTTTCAATGGCGTGCAACAGGAAGTTCGTGGTGGTGTTGATGTACCCGAATCGGATATTGTCCAGTCTTGCAGAAGAGTTAGTTccttgctttttttttctcaacacATCATGATTTCACATTTCTAAGTTTCatataagtaattaaattttgaatgtttGCAGTTGTTGTGCGAGAGGCAGAGTCCTAACGTGCTGCGTTTTCTTGAAGCTATCAACGGGTAATTTCCCCAACCATTATCCTATCACAAAATAAACGCTAGTGGCAGTCAAGACTTAAAAACCCAAAAGAGTGTTAAACCTTATCATCTGCTGTCTTGCAGGAGGCTAGACATCAGCAATAGCTTGAGGAAATTGCAATGTCGATCCTTAATTTTTGTTGGCGAAAACTCTCCTTTCCACTCTGAAGCTCTTCACATGACGTCAAAGCTGGACAGAAGATTCACAGCCTTGGTTGAGGTAAGCTACAACCTAAACCATCATCTTAGCCGCTCTCGTGTGAAATCGTCATGTTCACCTCTCACACGTCGATTTCTTGCAGGTTCAAGCATGTGGCTCGATGGTCACAGAAGAGCAGCCTGACGCCATGCTGATCCCACTGGAATACTTCCTCATGGGCTATGGCCTCTTTAGACCATCCCACTTGAGTGTAAGCCCAAGAAGTCCGTTAAGCCCGACTAGCATTATTTCACCTGAGCTTTTCTCACCCGAAAGCATGGGGTTGAAGTTGAAGCCAATAAAGACGAGAATCCCGGGCCAAGTCTGAAGAGGAGGAAAGCGTAGACTGGCCAGATTTTTGTAAACTATGTAACGAAGGTAAGGAAGGAGCTACCACGTGCTCGAAAGAAGAACTATAGCAGGGGAGGAAGTCATAGGAGGCTTGTAGATAAAAAGgctatatatacaaataattagcATCATGTTAGCAGATGAATAGGTTAAGGTTAaacaaattttctttaattttttggatttttctcCCACTTGTACTCTAGAAAAAGAATTTAGTGagctattttttctttaattttttgtatttttctccCACTTGTAACtctagaaaaataattcaGTAAGCTATCCTTGTACAtcatttcaataataaattatcgACGCAGGGAATATTAATAAATGGAGGGCGTTGTGTTTCAATATCTACCATTTAGTTTATCTTTGTATTTATTCTTGGCATATTCTTTTATCATTGTGATTTGTGAGTGTTGACACTATTTAGATGTGATATATAGTTGGATCACTCCCCATAGAAAAAGATTAGATTCTTTGCCAAGTTGGAATAGTCATCAATGGCAAATCATGCATtcatattcttaaagcatgtttAGTAGAGTAGATAACTCATCGAGGATCTgactctgataccatattgaATTACTATATCTCGTCTAGAAACTGAATACCATTCGAGATTTCACAGCTTGGTCCTGATTTGATATCATATCGAACTACCATCTCTTCTAGAAACTGAAATATTATTCGAGATTCCACAACTTAGTTTGTTCTTTCATAGCAAAACACTGGATCCCAAAGCTAGAACATGTACAATTTGGATGTAAAAATGGCATTTAGCAGTATTTACGTTAAATACCTTCTTCATTCGTCTTCATCTTCGTCGTATGCGTTAATCCACATCGAATCTTCTGCTATCAAATCGCAGAAGCTTCCTGTGGACGATGCCACTGGCATCTTCTTGGTTTCTTGGGGCCTTCCTTCTATTCATCTCTGCATACATTTCCTCTATCATCGGCTTCCAGAGGCGAACGCGGGCATTTATAAACCAATTCGATACCTgttaaacatatatatatacatatcatCAAACCATAATCAAGAAAACATTGCAAAAGAATTTCTCATCTCATTGCACCTGGCTCCTTGTTAGGCCACTTTTCAATGCTAGCAAGTGCTTCTCCGCATCGTTTGGATACCTGAAATTTTCGGAGCATTTTAAGAGGTTATCTGATTATGTAGTATGGGAGACAGAGGGGGCGGGCTTACGGGTGTAGAAAGTTCTGGAACATCCATGCCCTGAGCACGGAGACGGATCTCTCGGGGAGGCCTCTCTGAGGCCTCCAGAGCTGGTGATCCCTCTTCTTGAGGTGCTGGAGTGCCCACTGCTTCTGTATGAAGGTTGTCTCGAACGAACTGTTTTCTCCTTCATCGCGTCGTGCTGCTCCCATTGCCAAGATGTGGCTGCTGATCCTCTCCCGAAGGCCTCTGTACATGGCAGAGACCGTGGGGAGGGTGAACCGGGCGTGTAGGTTAGGGTCCAGCTCGGTCACAGCGTGGAATGCAGAGACGACCGTGTGGATTTCGTCTATGCATTGGTTGTATTGATCATCGACCTATGTTACATTGAAAGCGTAAAATGGTAAGAATCAAGAAACAGTTGGATGAATggaatttagtttttttaccAGTTGAAGTAAAGACATTAGATGCCTTTTCTTGAAttcattgttgttgttgtgaGAGACGGAGTTATGTTCAAGCCAGTCCGAGCAGCCAAGGCTCGTTCCGTTGCAGTTTTCAAGCGCGTAGCAGGCAAACTCAGCAAGTATCTCCTGCATTGGCTGGAAGAAACAGGATCCAGACAGCTGCGTTGCATTGCTGCTGCTGCACGACGTGTTGTCTGATCCAACGTGCAACGATGAGTAGCTGCTCAGCTCAGAACCCCCTCCTACGCGGGGATGAGACGTTGCAAGGCTCAACGACAGCTCCTTTTTGAAACGAGAAGGCACGGGATTAGGGTTGAGCCTCTCGTGCTCCATCAACATCCACTCATTCATCATGATCGGGCTAGGCATGCCTCCGTTGAAGTCCCATCTTCTGCTGGCATCGTAGGGAAGGCCTCCGAACCCGGGCTCAAACGTCGAACTCACGCAAGCATTGGGGGATTGAAAGGTGTAAGAGGCACTAGGATTGCTACTAATCCCCTCAATGTACTTCCCGGTGGTCCAAAGCCCGTCCCCGACACAGCCTAAGGGGACCTTGTCCTCCCCGAAGGCTGGGGGCAGGGGAATTCCCGCCATGATACGGGTCTGAATATGCCAGTTCACTAAATCCGAGTAACTGGGGGAGCTCAATGCCGAGTGCATCAAGCTCCCATCTGCTGCAACAGGGGCATGTGGTCCCGTTGCAGCATCTGTTTGCATATCGAGTAACCCTGAAGATGCAAACACACCATACATCAATAGTTCAATTAATGGTTGATTTAGTATTAATAGTTTttgtttctcatttttctcaaCCAAAACTAAAATAGCAATCTATTCATTTCTCAAAGGGACAGCTTCAATCTTgtagtatttcatttcaattagCTTTTTTTGGGAGACAAATGCATAATGATAATCTCATAGTATAACATTTCATTCCCACGTGAAAGAGTGCTTAAaactacaaatttatttatacatatgtGCGAACACTAAACTAAAAGCGATACCTCTTCATTTATTTAGCtcaatcatataaaaaaaggaagtATTTTTCAAACATTATATTCTAAACACAAGGAAAAAAACTTGTGAAAGAGATGAGATCATAacgaaagaaaaagaaaaaaaaaaggagcaAACCTTGGTATCCTATGCAATGAAGAAATGATATCTCAGGTGAAATGCAGTTTCCCCTTCAAGCAATTGATTGCAAAgcaaagtataaaataaaatataaaaaaatagttttagaGGGAACCAAATGATAAAGAGCCAAATAAAAGTGAGGTTTGATCTTTAGTGATCAGAGCCATATGTAGGAAATCATTGGTTACCCTTTCTTCCTAAACAGTGTAATAATAATAGGTTTAAACCAACAAAAGACTATTCCTTTCTCTCTTTAAAACAAGCTCTCGTGTACTAAAAAACCCCACCACCATTATGTGCAAACAAGACAACAATGAATAAAAGGCCAAAACCAATGAgctgtttttcttttcttgctatcataaaaaagaaaaagaaaagtgggatTTCATTTCATCCAAGAAAAGTTTCAAAGCCCAAGAAACTGATGGATTTCAGAGAGGCTCAGAAAGAAATCAAGAATCGTTTACAACAAATCTCCTCTCTTtcttaaaagaaaaagttagaTAAATAGATATATAGTGAGATACAAAGCGAGTTATTAACCAATTAGCAGCATTTGAATTACTCTCTTTAAtgctatatttatttattcaagtattcaaatttttaatgcaatatCTATGAATTGGTGGATAggaatattaaaatgatatatttactTGCTCAATCTAGTGTTTACATTGCCATTTAATTATTCTGTATGGCTTTTTCATAGGGCAAGGGCCCGTTGTATCAGGGCAAGAAAATGATGTATTACtatcaacaaaaattcaatgatagcaataaaatatcaatcttaaattaactaaaattactaatatagcCTTCAGATtcaatatactataaaaagtCAGAGgataattttggaatttcaCACTATAaagtgatactccctccgtcccagataattcgtctcagttttccatttcggtccgtcccatataatttgtcgcatttcacttttattatttttggtagtggacctcgtattccactaactcattcctactcacattttattataaaactaatatataaaggtaggatccacatttcattaacttttttaacccacttttcattacaattcttaaaattcgtgtccggtcaaagtgacctgAATTATCCGAAGCAGAGAGAATAGTATATAACATATCAAACAAATGTTATCAAGCACTATAGATAATATAACATCAGTTCAAACGCTATAAATAGAATTagaaaagcaagaaaaatatTGCTGCAAAATGACTGTACTCTTGtctaaatgaaatataaaattcaattgaaaCATGTCCTCAAAGGATAGGAATAAATAAGCACATAAAAGAGTTGTGGTGCTATGCATTCTGCGTTTTACTACTTTGTTTGATGCTGCAGTTTCACTCATTTCTACTGCAGCTTTTTGAGGGCCCCACTGTTTTGAATAAATGCAAATGGCAATGATGGTAAGAAACAAGAAATGTGAGTGGTGAGTGGTGAGTGTTGAATGAAATGGGCATTTTGTTGAAGGGAGAAGAAAAGGTGTGGAATTAAGTAACTAGTTCGAGATGAATTGTGAAATGTGAtgggaaagaaaaaaacacaCTTTTGGGGGATGAAACGAACAAGTAAAGGGTTAAGGAAAGTGAACAGAGGGGAAAGTCTGATGCCACTGCTGCACTTAACAGCAGCAGttgtgaagatgaagaaagatgagagagagaaaggcaGTGTGCAATGATGACGCAAGCAATATTGGGAAAATCTTTGACGGATTTCTATGGATGGTAatgagaaaattttaatttacaaatatatatatatatatatatatagaatttcGGCATCTCGTGGTATAttgcaaat
The genomic region above belongs to Salvia hispanica cultivar TCC Black 2014 chromosome 3, UniMelb_Shisp_WGS_1.0, whole genome shotgun sequence and contains:
- the LOC125215393 gene encoding protein NDL2-like isoform X1, producing MADSSDSVSIDMESIPFAGKEHIIKTGHGSVSVAVFGDQDKPALITYPDLALNYMSCFQGLFFCPEAFSLLLHNFCIYHISPPGHELLQLGADVAGPDEPSLTVDELADQIAEILDYFGLGSVMCLGVTAGAYILTLFALKHSRRVMGLILVSPLCKSPSWTEWLCNKVMSNLLYICGMCGIVKELLLMRYFSKEVRGGVDVPESDIVQSCRRLLCERQSPNVLRFLEAINGRLDISNSLRKLQCRSLIFVGENSPFHSEALHMTSKLDRRFTALVEVQACGSMVTEEQPDAMLIPLEYFLMGYGLFRPSHLSVSPRSPLSPTSIISPELFSPESMGLKLKPIKTRIPGQV
- the LOC125216610 gene encoding homeobox protein ATH1-like; the encoded protein is MQTDAATGPHAPVAADGSLMHSALSSPSYSDLVNWHIQTRIMAGIPLPPAFGEDKVPLGCVGDGLWTTGKYIEGISSNPSASYTFQSPNACVSSTFEPGFGGLPYDASRRWDFNGGMPSPIMMNEWMLMEHERLNPNPVPSRFKKELSLSLATSHPRVGGGSELSSYSSLHVGSDNTSCSSSNATQLSGSCFFQPMQEILAEFACYALENCNGTSLGCSDWLEHNSVSHNNNNEFKKRHLMSLLQLVDDQYNQCIDEIHTVVSAFHAVTELDPNLHARFTLPTVSAMYRGLRERISSHILAMGAARRDEGENSSFETTFIQKQWALQHLKKRDHQLWRPQRGLPERSVSVLRAWMFQNFLHPYPNDAEKHLLALKSGLTRSQVSNWFINARVRLWKPMIEEMYAEMNRRKAPRNQEDASGIVHRKLLRFDSRRFDVD
- the LOC125215393 gene encoding protein NDL2-like isoform X2; this translates as MADSSDSVSIDMESIPFAGKEHIIKTGHGSVSVAVFGDQDKPALITYPDLALNYMSCFQGLFFCPEAFSLLLHNFCIYHISPPGHELGADVAGPDEPSLTVDELADQIAEILDYFGLGSVMCLGVTAGAYILTLFALKHSRRVMGLILVSPLCKSPSWTEWLCNKVMSNLLYICGMCGIVKELLLMRYFSKEVRGGVDVPESDIVQSCRRLLCERQSPNVLRFLEAINGRLDISNSLRKLQCRSLIFVGENSPFHSEALHMTSKLDRRFTALVEVQACGSMVTEEQPDAMLIPLEYFLMGYGLFRPSHLSVSPRSPLSPTSIISPELFSPESMGLKLKPIKTRIPGQV